The Alteromonas stellipolaris genome includes a region encoding these proteins:
- the cyoA gene encoding ubiquinol oxidase subunit II: MSIRNLLKLTFTTIVLMLAGCSGGVLDPKGQVGVDEKNLIILCTILMLIVVIPVIVLTLYFAWKYRASRDFEIYTPKWAHSTKIEALVWSVPVLIIIALGVITWRSTQALDPYAPLEGKGEHLTVEVVSLDWKWLFIYPEQGIATVNELVFPANKPIAFKITSENAMNSFFIPQLGSQIYSMAGMETKLHLIANEPGTFKGISSNYSGAGFSGMKFDAIATPTEADFDDWVQKVKQEDTALTSGSYKELAEPTENHPVTYYGDVSDGLFHEILMKYMKDHGSMDFYSKPDNAATGMRKAMPDMHKGHHEEVNE, from the coding sequence TTGTCTATTCGTAACCTCTTGAAACTAACTTTTACCACAATCGTGCTGATGCTGGCCGGTTGCAGCGGCGGCGTACTCGATCCTAAAGGGCAAGTAGGTGTGGATGAAAAGAATCTAATCATTCTTTGCACCATTCTTATGCTCATTGTTGTGATCCCCGTCATTGTGCTAACACTTTATTTCGCTTGGAAATATCGCGCCAGTCGCGACTTTGAAATTTACACCCCGAAATGGGCCCACTCTACCAAAATTGAAGCCTTGGTATGGTCGGTTCCGGTACTCATTATTATTGCGCTAGGCGTTATTACTTGGCGTTCAACACAAGCGTTAGACCCCTACGCGCCGCTCGAAGGCAAAGGTGAGCATCTCACTGTAGAGGTGGTGTCCTTAGACTGGAAGTGGCTATTCATCTATCCAGAGCAAGGCATTGCTACGGTTAACGAATTAGTTTTTCCTGCTAACAAACCCATTGCTTTCAAAATTACCTCTGAAAACGCCATGAACTCGTTTTTCATTCCTCAGTTGGGCAGTCAAATCTACTCAATGGCCGGAATGGAAACCAAGCTACACCTCATTGCAAATGAGCCGGGTACGTTCAAAGGCATTTCATCCAACTACAGTGGCGCTGGCTTCTCCGGCATGAAATTCGATGCTATTGCCACCCCTACTGAAGCTGATTTCGACGATTGGGTACAAAAGGTTAAGCAAGAAGATACAGCATTAACTTCTGGCTCTTACAAAGAACTTGCAGAGCCCACCGAAAATCATCCTGTGACCTACTACGGCGATGTAAGTGATGGGTTGTTCCACGAAATACTAATGAAATATATGAAAGACCACGGCTCGATGGATTTTTACAGCAAGCCTGATAACGCTGCCACAGGCATGCGAAAAGCTATGCCGGATATGCACAAAGGTCATCATGAAGAGGTTAACGAATAA
- the cyoB gene encoding cytochrome o ubiquinol oxidase subunit I, with protein sequence MSFLGKLSIESVPYHEPIIMVTLAVIAVVGTAIALLITKYKQWGTLWNDWITSVDHKHLGIMYIVLAMVMLLRGFADAIMMRTQLAVATNGAPGYLPPEHYDQIFTAHGVIMIIFMAMPFMIGLMNIVLPLQIGARDVAYPFLNNLSFWLTAGGAILINISLGIGEFAKTGWVAYPPIAGLELSPGVGVDYYIWALQISGLGTLLTAVNFLVTVFKMRAPGMKLMQMPIFTWTCTWANILIAASFPILTAVLAMLTLDRYLDFHFFTNEAGGNSMMYINLFWAWGHPEVYILVLPAFGIFSEVISTFTAKRLFGYTSMVYASGAIAILGFVVWLHHFFTMGSSANVNAFFGIMTMVIAVPTGVKLFNWLFTMYRGRLVLSVPVLWALGFMVTFTIGGMTGVLLAIPGADYVLHNSLFLIAHFHNTIIGGAVFGYLAGFAFWFPKAMGFKLDERTGKAAFWCWQIGFMMAFLPLYVLGFLGMTRRLNHTNNPDWNLWLYIAAVGAFIIAFGIFFQLLQLYISFKNKDKLDDTTGDPWNGHTLEWSTASPPQFYNFAHIPHIKDIDAWTDAKERGDSYQKPEKYAPIHMPKNTSAGVFMSMSFTVMGFALIWHIWWLAAAALIAGIGVFVKRCYTSDVDYYVQVDEIEKIEQAHLAANARGASV encoded by the coding sequence ATGTCTTTTTTAGGTAAATTATCAATAGAGTCAGTGCCTTACCACGAGCCTATTATTATGGTTACGTTGGCAGTGATTGCTGTAGTGGGTACTGCTATTGCGCTGCTCATTACAAAATACAAGCAGTGGGGAACACTGTGGAATGACTGGATCACGTCTGTGGATCATAAACACCTAGGCATTATGTACATTGTACTGGCTATGGTGATGTTACTACGTGGTTTTGCCGACGCTATTATGATGCGTACCCAGCTTGCGGTAGCAACGAATGGCGCACCAGGCTATTTGCCACCGGAACACTACGACCAAATTTTCACTGCCCACGGCGTGATTATGATCATCTTTATGGCCATGCCATTTATGATTGGTTTAATGAACATTGTGCTGCCACTGCAAATTGGTGCCCGTGATGTGGCCTACCCTTTTTTAAATAACTTAAGTTTTTGGCTTACCGCTGGCGGCGCCATTCTCATAAATATTTCATTAGGTATAGGTGAGTTTGCAAAAACAGGTTGGGTAGCTTATCCGCCAATAGCGGGGCTTGAATTAAGCCCGGGGGTTGGCGTCGACTACTACATATGGGCCTTGCAGATATCAGGGCTCGGCACGCTACTTACTGCGGTTAACTTTCTAGTGACTGTATTTAAGATGCGTGCACCGGGCATGAAATTGATGCAAATGCCAATCTTCACGTGGACATGCACATGGGCAAATATCCTTATTGCTGCGTCGTTCCCTATCCTTACGGCAGTGCTAGCTATGCTAACACTAGACCGCTATCTAGATTTCCACTTCTTCACTAACGAAGCTGGTGGTAACTCTATGATGTACATTAATTTATTCTGGGCATGGGGCCACCCTGAAGTTTACATTTTGGTGCTACCTGCTTTTGGTATTTTCTCAGAAGTTATTTCCACCTTTACGGCAAAACGCTTATTTGGTTACACCTCAATGGTGTATGCATCGGGTGCAATTGCTATTTTAGGCTTTGTAGTATGGCTGCACCACTTCTTTACTATGGGCTCAAGTGCCAATGTAAATGCGTTCTTCGGTATTATGACCATGGTTATCGCTGTGCCGACAGGGGTGAAACTATTCAACTGGTTATTCACCATGTACCGCGGCCGTCTCGTACTTAGCGTACCTGTTCTATGGGCGTTGGGCTTTATGGTGACCTTTACCATAGGCGGAATGACAGGTGTTTTATTAGCCATTCCTGGTGCCGATTATGTACTGCATAATAGTCTGTTTTTGATTGCTCATTTCCACAACACCATTATTGGTGGAGCGGTATTTGGTTACTTGGCAGGTTTTGCGTTTTGGTTCCCGAAAGCCATGGGCTTCAAGCTTGATGAAAGAACCGGTAAAGCTGCATTTTGGTGCTGGCAAATTGGTTTCATGATGGCGTTCTTACCACTGTATGTGCTGGGCTTCTTGGGCATGACCCGCAGACTTAACCATACCAACAACCCTGACTGGAACTTATGGTTATATATTGCTGCAGTAGGGGCGTTTATTATTGCCTTTGGTATTTTCTTCCAGCTATTACAGTTGTACATAAGCTTCAAAAATAAAGACAAGCTTGATGACACCACTGGCGATCCATGGAATGGACACACACTTGAATGGTCTACGGCGTCTCCGCCTCAGTTTTATAATTTTGCGCACATTCCTCACATTAAAGATATTGATGCGTGGACAGACGCAAAAGAACGAGGCGACTCTTACCAAAAGCCTGAGAAATACGCACCTATTCACATGCCAAAAAACACCTCTGCTGGCGTATTCATGAGCATGAGTTTCACCGTAATGGGCTTTGCGCTTATTTGGCATATTTGGTGGTTAGCCGCTGCAGCGCTTATTGCTGGAATAGGTGTATTTGTTAAGCGTTGTTATACCTCTGATGTTGATTACTACGTTCAGGTAGATGAGATAGAAAAAATTGAACAAGCGCATTTAGCTGCCAATGCGAGAGGAGCGTCTGTATGA
- the cyoC gene encoding cytochrome o ubiquinol oxidase subunit III — protein MSALANDIAQDIHEEQALESGHSHEHHESNTVFGFWLYLMTDCLLFASFFATYAVLFMNTAGGVSGKDIFELNFVAVETAALLVSSITFGFAMICAHKQNKRGALAWLAITWVLGATFIGMEVYEFHHLIVHGNGPQESAFLTAFFSLVGLHGIHVTSGLIWMTILFIEVSRRGLPEKTVTRLSCLSLFWHFLDIVWICVFTVVYLMGAM, from the coding sequence ATGAGCGCATTAGCAAATGATATAGCTCAGGATATACACGAAGAGCAAGCGTTAGAAAGCGGTCACAGCCACGAACATCACGAAAGCAATACGGTATTTGGCTTTTGGCTGTACTTAATGACCGATTGTTTGTTATTCGCGTCGTTTTTCGCAACTTACGCTGTGTTGTTTATGAACACGGCCGGGGGCGTGTCTGGAAAAGACATATTCGAACTAAACTTTGTGGCGGTTGAAACCGCCGCGCTACTGGTAAGTAGTATTACCTTCGGCTTCGCCATGATTTGTGCGCACAAGCAAAACAAACGTGGTGCATTGGCATGGCTTGCTATTACGTGGGTGTTGGGTGCTACCTTTATAGGTATGGAAGTGTATGAATTCCATCACTTAATCGTGCATGGTAACGGCCCTCAAGAGAGCGCCTTTCTTACTGCCTTTTTCTCACTAGTAGGCTTACATGGTATTCATGTTACGTCGGGGCTTATTTGGATGACCATTTTGTTTATCGAGGTGTCGCGCAGAGGTTTACCTGAGAAAACGGTCACAAGACTAAGCTGCTTAAGCTTGTTCTGGCATTTCCTCGATATCGTATGGATTTGTGTTTTCACCGTTGTTTATTTAATGGGGGCAATGTAA
- the cyoD gene encoding cytochrome o ubiquinol oxidase subunit IV yields the protein MAHQDKHTTAHAESAHNNGAHSQDHGDVKTYLIGFVLSVILTVIPFWMVMEGDFSKVTTLWSIVAFALVQIWVHLKYFLHLNFVTEDGRASTISFLFSALIIFMVVGLSIWIIYESNAMMMY from the coding sequence ATGGCGCATCAAGATAAACACACCACGGCTCATGCTGAATCGGCTCATAATAACGGCGCTCACTCACAAGATCATGGCGATGTGAAAACCTATCTAATTGGTTTTGTGCTTTCAGTGATTCTGACGGTTATCCCGTTTTGGATGGTAATGGAAGGCGACTTCTCAAAAGTGACCACCCTATGGAGCATCGTCGCTTTTGCACTTGTACAAATTTGGGTTCATCTAAAGTACTTCCTTCACCTTAACTTTGTAACTGAAGACGGTCGAGCCAGTACCATTTCGTTTTTATTCAGCGCACTCATTATCTTCATGGTAGTAGGGTTGTCGATTTGGATTATTTACGAATCAAACGCCATGATGATGTACTAG
- the cyoE gene encoding heme o synthase gives MLRRYLSVTKPGIIMGNLISVAGGFLLAARGNVDWPLMVATLVGLSLVVASGCAVNNCIDSDIDTKMQRTRTRVTVTGEMSLKAAFWHGVVLGVAGFALLAFYTNLTAVFFAALGYVVYVGVYSLYMKRNSVYGTLVGSLSGAVPPVVGYCAVTGEFDTAAAILLVMFSIWQMPHSYAIAIFRYKDYEAANIPVLPVAEGIAKAKQHIVLYIAVYAMVTLLLPISGYTGVGFLAVAFSTSLWWLIMALRGYRRDINIEGWARQVFGFSIINITALSIAMAVDYHSNVLSLF, from the coding sequence ATACTTCGCCGTTATTTATCGGTGACCAAACCCGGCATTATTATGGGAAATTTAATTTCCGTAGCAGGTGGTTTCTTACTTGCCGCCCGTGGGAATGTTGACTGGCCTTTAATGGTAGCGACCTTGGTTGGCCTGTCTTTGGTAGTAGCATCAGGATGTGCAGTTAACAACTGCATAGACAGCGACATCGACACCAAAATGCAGCGAACACGTACTAGGGTGACAGTTACCGGCGAAATGTCGTTGAAAGCAGCCTTCTGGCACGGTGTCGTACTAGGGGTTGCGGGGTTCGCTTTACTGGCTTTTTACACCAATCTAACGGCAGTGTTTTTTGCTGCCTTAGGCTATGTGGTTTATGTAGGCGTATACAGCTTATACATGAAGCGCAATTCTGTGTATGGCACCCTTGTGGGTAGCTTATCAGGGGCAGTACCGCCCGTGGTAGGCTACTGTGCAGTAACGGGTGAGTTCGATACGGCCGCTGCGATATTACTGGTTATGTTCAGCATATGGCAGATGCCCCATTCTTACGCCATTGCTATCTTTCGTTACAAAGATTACGAAGCTGCCAATATACCAGTACTTCCCGTAGCAGAAGGCATTGCAAAAGCTAAGCAACACATTGTGTTATACATTGCGGTATATGCCATGGTAACGCTGCTGTTACCCATTAGTGGCTATACAGGTGTGGGCTTTTTGGCCGTCGCCTTTTCCACTAGCTTATGGTGGCTGATAATGGCGCTACGAGGATATCGCCGCGATATTAATATTGAAGGCTGGGCTCGCCAAGTGTTCGGGTTTTCGATTATCAATATCACGGCGCTCTCAATTGCCATGGCTGTGGATTATCACAGCAATGTTTTAAGCCTTTTTTAG
- a CDS encoding putative quinol monooxygenase, with product MTKADKPVHIVAIIQPQPRYYEKGIEALQRLLIPTRGEPGCIRFDVFEDRENGQYILVEHFKRQADLDFHYAQEYTKSVFALYETILATAPEIRHLSPIEAS from the coding sequence ATGACAAAAGCCGACAAACCGGTGCATATTGTTGCCATTATTCAACCACAGCCGCGCTACTATGAAAAGGGAATCGAGGCACTACAACGCCTTCTCATCCCCACTAGAGGTGAACCAGGGTGTATTCGTTTTGATGTTTTTGAAGATAGAGAAAATGGCCAATATATTTTGGTTGAACACTTTAAACGCCAGGCCGACTTAGATTTTCATTACGCGCAAGAATATACCAAGTCGGTATTTGCACTGTATGAAACCATTTTGGCAACAGCACCTGAAATTCGCCACCTCTCTCCCATAGAAGCGAGCTAG
- a CDS encoding DUF2798 domain-containing protein: MERIIFTALFSCCLSGLMSGWVTFINLGITDTFFSDWSIAFIKAYPMAFVAAYGLAKPIKLLTQKIIGSNS; the protein is encoded by the coding sequence ATGGAAAGAATAATCTTTACTGCGCTGTTTTCATGTTGTCTGTCAGGACTGATGTCCGGTTGGGTGACATTTATTAATTTAGGGATCACAGATACGTTTTTCTCAGATTGGTCAATAGCATTCATTAAGGCTTACCCTATGGCCTTTGTGGCTGCGTATGGCCTTGCTAAGCCAATTAAATTATTAACCCAAAAAATCATAGGATCAAATTCATGA
- a CDS encoding LysR family transcriptional regulator: MLDDLTLFIEVIQRGSFAKTAEDLRISPSALSKRIAKLEMRFGAPLLSRSSRGVVLTAFGKMIYDDVADVILRVKQKVQAYDSTQLNMLSVLCPQNLVAGPLFTPFSEFQFAHPTLQLRIEPNNRNVLTSQKQFDIAFRVGEQQDSSLIQRRMGSVSVHIVGRNNKLNTSHLFVPYTIKQIPNAEQFTNLSDTYDNVHFVGDITLARQFVASGNGAALLPSTEIQILIDDKTPDLQFHSEQLFARPIYALWPNSSSPSIQAAELIENVHRYCSATPSLCGEALSTPNEIDYAYLNREGKQ; this comes from the coding sequence GTGCTAGATGACTTAACGCTTTTTATCGAAGTAATCCAAAGAGGCAGTTTCGCTAAAACGGCGGAAGATTTGCGTATATCTCCCTCAGCATTATCAAAACGTATCGCAAAACTTGAAATGCGATTTGGTGCCCCTTTACTGTCTCGTTCGTCTAGGGGCGTGGTATTAACTGCATTCGGTAAAATGATATACGATGATGTTGCCGATGTTATTTTACGCGTAAAACAAAAGGTGCAAGCATACGACAGCACACAACTTAATATGCTTAGTGTGTTATGCCCACAAAATTTGGTAGCCGGCCCATTATTTACGCCATTCAGTGAATTTCAATTTGCTCACCCAACATTACAACTGCGCATAGAGCCTAACAACCGCAACGTATTAACGAGTCAAAAGCAATTTGATATCGCGTTTCGGGTAGGAGAACAGCAAGATTCTTCATTAATACAGAGAAGAATGGGCAGTGTTTCCGTTCACATTGTTGGAAGGAATAATAAACTCAATACATCTCATCTTTTTGTACCCTACACCATCAAACAAATTCCCAACGCTGAGCAGTTTACTAATTTATCCGACACGTATGATAATGTGCATTTCGTGGGTGATATTACGCTAGCGAGACAGTTTGTAGCGTCAGGGAATGGGGCTGCACTGTTACCCAGCACTGAGATTCAGATACTCATAGATGATAAAACGCCTGATTTGCAGTTTCATAGTGAGCAGTTATTTGCTCGCCCCATCTATGCATTGTGGCCTAATTCATCTAGCCCAAGTATTCAAGCGGCTGAATTAATTGAAAACGTTCATCGCTACTGTAGTGCCACTCCATCGTTGTGCGGCGAGGCCTTGTCTACACCAAATGAAATTGACTATGCATACCTGAATCGCGAAGGGAAACAATAG
- a CDS encoding DUF1330 domain-containing protein has translation MQSLVVVDLTPVNKTVIAEYSALAAETLKPFSGEFIAKGHIEVLHGESEHPMKAVIAFPDKESAKAWYNSAAYQAIVSLRDSGMHSQFHLV, from the coding sequence ATGCAAAGTTTAGTTGTCGTTGACCTAACCCCAGTAAACAAAACCGTCATAGCTGAATATAGCGCTTTAGCTGCCGAAACATTAAAGCCGTTTAGCGGTGAATTTATTGCCAAAGGTCACATAGAGGTATTACATGGTGAGTCTGAGCATCCGATGAAAGCTGTCATTGCGTTTCCTGACAAAGAAAGCGCAAAGGCGTGGTACAACAGTGCGGCGTATCAGGCTATTGTTTCCCTTCGCGATTCAGGTATGCATAGTCAATTTCATTTGGTGTAG